From Streptomyces yatensis, one genomic window encodes:
- a CDS encoding oxidoreductase: MNGPESNLPPGGSGIDGSSPILDEGLAGRRALVTGGSRGLGAAIVRRLAAAGATVFAAARSAPPEGSLPARFLTADLADPDGARQLAERVREAAGGVDILVDNAGAGSAPEDTLTRPPATWQADLESNLLSAVRLDQELVPGMVERGSGVVVHVSSIASHLPQPGQAAYAAAKAALNSYSRSLAAEVGPAGVRVVCVLPGFIATPGAIAHHQKIADSQGVSLEEAQRGLAERLNVPMNRPGTPEDAAELVAFLVSERARWLTGSQFRVDGGILAQV; this comes from the coding sequence ATGAACGGCCCAGAGAGCAACCTACCCCCTGGTGGGAGCGGGATCGACGGCTCCTCGCCGATCCTCGACGAAGGACTTGCGGGACGGCGCGCCCTGGTCACGGGCGGGAGTCGCGGACTCGGCGCGGCGATCGTGCGGCGACTCGCCGCGGCGGGCGCCACCGTGTTCGCGGCGGCCAGATCGGCGCCGCCCGAGGGTTCGCTGCCGGCGCGGTTCCTCACCGCGGACCTCGCGGACCCCGACGGTGCGCGGCAGTTGGCGGAGCGGGTGCGCGAGGCCGCCGGCGGGGTGGACATCCTCGTCGACAACGCCGGCGCCGGCAGTGCTCCGGAGGACACGCTGACCCGGCCGCCGGCGACCTGGCAGGCGGACCTCGAGAGCAATCTGCTGTCCGCGGTCCGGCTGGACCAGGAGCTGGTCCCGGGCATGGTGGAGCGCGGCTCGGGGGTCGTGGTGCATGTCTCCTCCATCGCGAGCCATCTGCCGCAGCCGGGCCAGGCCGCCTACGCGGCGGCCAAGGCCGCGCTGAACAGCTACAGCCGCTCGCTCGCGGCCGAGGTCGGCCCGGCCGGGGTGCGGGTGGTGTGCGTTCTGCCGGGCTTCATCGCCACCCCGGGGGCGATCGCACACCATCAGAAGATCGCCGACAGCCAGGGAGTGTCGCTGGAGGAGGCGCAGCGCGGCCTCGCGGAGCGGCTGAACGTGCCGATGAACCGCCCCGGAACCCCTGAGGACGCCGCCGAGTTGGTCGCTTTCCTGGTGTCGGAGCGGGCGCGCTGGCTCACCGGATCGCAGTTCCGCGTCGACGGGGGCATCCTCGCCCAGGTGTAG
- a CDS encoding NADP-dependent oxidoreductase, whose amino-acid sequence MKAVRYHDFGSSEVLRYEDIERPVPATGQVLVRVAATSFNPVDDHIRAGALNAMLPIALPHVPGIDLAGTVAELGAGVPGVEVGDRVVAMLPLDAVGAAAEYVLAPAEALVAAPRSIDLVDAAALPLTGLSAWQVLFELAELKRGQTVLVNGAGGAVGSLAVQLAVDAGAQVTAAAGPRHAERLEGYGARVVGRLDLATGPAAVGGPFEVLLNHVRGTEDEAARLSRYVADGGVAASTAGPIPEDPARSVRSAGLWVRSDATQLTELVARVDDARLRIHIADRRPVAESRAVHDDSAAGRLPGKTVLIAP is encoded by the coding sequence ATGAAGGCAGTGCGATACCACGACTTCGGCAGCAGCGAGGTCCTGCGCTACGAGGACATCGAGCGCCCGGTCCCCGCCACCGGGCAGGTGCTGGTGCGGGTGGCGGCCACGTCGTTCAACCCGGTCGACGACCACATCCGCGCCGGAGCCCTGAACGCGATGCTGCCCATCGCTCTCCCGCATGTGCCCGGGATCGACCTGGCGGGCACGGTCGCCGAACTCGGCGCGGGGGTGCCGGGCGTGGAGGTCGGCGACCGGGTCGTGGCCATGCTGCCCCTCGACGCCGTGGGCGCGGCCGCCGAGTACGTGCTCGCCCCGGCCGAGGCCCTGGTCGCGGCGCCCCGGTCGATCGACCTGGTCGACGCCGCGGCGCTGCCCCTGACCGGCCTGTCGGCCTGGCAGGTGTTGTTCGAGCTCGCCGAACTGAAGCGAGGGCAGACCGTCCTGGTCAACGGGGCAGGGGGTGCGGTGGGCAGTCTCGCGGTCCAGCTCGCCGTGGACGCGGGAGCGCAGGTGACGGCGGCCGCCGGCCCGCGGCACGCCGAGCGCCTCGAGGGCTACGGCGCCCGGGTCGTCGGCCGCCTCGATCTCGCCACGGGCCCGGCCGCGGTCGGTGGCCCCTTCGAGGTTCTGCTGAACCATGTGCGTGGCACCGAGGACGAGGCCGCGCGGCTGTCGCGCTACGTCGCCGACGGCGGCGTGGCCGCCAGCACAGCGGGCCCGATACCGGAGGACCCCGCCCGCTCGGTCCGCAGCGCCGGCCTGTGGGTCCGCAGCGACGCCACCCAGCTGACCGAGCTGGTGGCCAGGGTCGACGATGCTCGACTCCGCATCCACATCGCCGACCGCCGCCCGGTGGCCGAGTCGCGTGCCGTACATGACGACTCCGCCGCCGGGCGGCTGCCCGGCAAGACCGTCCTGATCGCCCCCTGA
- a CDS encoding dienelactone hydrolase family protein has product MPTKTLRIPTADGQADAFAAFPDRGGRHPGVLMYSDAFGVRPALREMARELAGHGYYVLVPNFYYRHGPAPVIELPEHIGEEVRPAVIGRLMPLLEADITTERVLRDADAYLTFLTTQPEVSAGPVAVTGYCIGTLLALRTAAAHPDEVAAVVGFHPGFVVTDAPDSPHRLVPELTAEVHLGLAEGDLSPDIISELNQALDAAGVGHTCEIYPDTIHGFTMSDTDAFSAAGLKRHWDRLLSLLDRTLATG; this is encoded by the coding sequence ATGCCCACCAAGACGTTGCGGATCCCCACCGCGGACGGCCAGGCCGACGCCTTCGCCGCCTTCCCCGACCGGGGCGGGCGGCACCCGGGGGTGCTGATGTACTCGGACGCCTTCGGAGTACGCCCCGCACTGCGGGAGATGGCCCGCGAGCTGGCCGGGCACGGCTACTACGTGCTCGTCCCCAACTTCTACTACCGGCACGGCCCGGCACCGGTGATCGAACTTCCCGAGCACATCGGAGAAGAGGTCCGGCCCGCGGTCATCGGCCGGCTGATGCCCCTGCTCGAGGCGGACATCACCACCGAACGTGTCCTGCGCGACGCCGACGCCTACCTCACCTTCCTCACCACCCAGCCCGAGGTCAGCGCCGGACCGGTCGCCGTGACCGGTTACTGCATCGGCACCCTCTTGGCGCTGCGCACCGCCGCGGCCCACCCCGACGAGGTGGCCGCCGTCGTCGGATTCCACCCCGGCTTCGTGGTCACCGACGCGCCCGACAGCCCGCACCGCCTCGTGCCCGAGCTCACGGCCGAAGTCCATCTCGGCCTCGCCGAGGGCGACTTGTCGCCCGACATCATCAGTGAGCTCAACCAGGCCCTGGATGCCGCAGGTGTCGGCCACACCTGCGAGATCTACCCCGACACGATCCACGGCTTCACCATGTCCGACACCGATGCCTTCAGCGCCGCCGGGCTGAAGCGCCACTGGGACCGGCTGCTCTCCCTCCTGGACCGCACGCTGGCCACCGGCTGA
- a CDS encoding MarR family winged helix-turn-helix transcriptional regulator: MDTSSPWLDDDQQELWQALLTIVIALPAALDRQLQRDAGISNFEYGVLARLSMSDEATMRLSDLARDCDSTQPRLSKVMDRFESRDWVVRRPDPTDGRYTLATLTDTGRQKVVASAPEHVAQVKRLVFDPLSAAQRRHLSAALSRIAATVRREVEGG, from the coding sequence ATGGACACCTCATCCCCCTGGCTCGACGACGACCAGCAAGAGCTGTGGCAGGCCCTGCTCACCATCGTCATCGCACTTCCGGCGGCCCTCGACCGTCAGCTGCAACGCGATGCGGGCATCTCCAACTTCGAGTACGGCGTTCTGGCTCGGCTGTCCATGTCCGACGAGGCCACCATGCGACTCAGCGACCTGGCCCGGGACTGCGACAGCACGCAGCCCCGCCTGTCGAAGGTGATGGACCGCTTCGAATCCCGCGACTGGGTCGTCCGCCGACCCGACCCCACCGACGGGCGCTACACCCTCGCCACACTGACCGACACCGGCCGACAGAAGGTCGTGGCGAGCGCACCGGAACACGTGGCGCAGGTGAAGCGCCTCGTCTTCGATCCGCTCAGCGCCGCTCAACGCCGCCACCTCAGCGCCGCACTCTCCCGCATCGCCGCCACCGTGCGCCGAGAAGTCGAAGGAGGGTGA
- a CDS encoding VOC family protein — translation MVRLGIPVIGVTDLPRAVVFWTEALDLVAAEEWQSETWRTLNHADGSGRALGLLLSESPAEPHPRIHLDLFTETAEEQQAEVQRLIGLGAQAVEWDLYPPEPDFVVLADPDGNIFCVVDLSHAPSGGGSLPTS, via the coding sequence ATGGTGAGGCTCGGAATCCCCGTAATCGGCGTCACGGACCTTCCCCGCGCGGTGGTCTTCTGGACGGAGGCGTTGGACCTGGTTGCCGCCGAGGAGTGGCAGAGCGAGACATGGCGCACGCTCAACCATGCCGACGGTTCCGGCCGGGCTCTCGGCCTGCTCCTCAGCGAGTCGCCGGCGGAGCCGCACCCTCGCATTCACCTGGACCTCTTCACCGAGACGGCGGAGGAACAACAGGCCGAGGTCCAGCGGCTGATCGGTCTCGGTGCTCAAGCCGTCGAGTGGGACCTCTACCCGCCCGAACCCGACTTCGTCGTCCTCGCCGACCCGGACGGCAACATCTTCTGCGTCGTCGACCTGAGCCATGCACCCAGTGGCGGCGGCAGCCTGCCAACCTCCTGA
- a CDS encoding winged helix DNA-binding domain-containing protein, whose amino-acid sequence MPNHRCGRWILAPRKSTDGPAAAVHTSDVIAFRLHAHHLATRQPADGLLAVAGACGIQNSPPGSALLALHARVEDVTQGRVDHLVGEEKSLLQTWCMRGSPYFFPTADAPVFTTGVLPTTETARLHLISGVEGALSTLGMGLDEAVDLTIEEIGAVHAERQLAINELGQKLADRIAPRLSPAQRTAWQAAGPYGRNVPLGEAVVHFCVRMLTLRGIVCFAPRSGNKAPFVLLEEWLGRPLPQVDPDRARATLLRRYLRCYGPSTRKDFAAWLGVLVGDVDPWWTTLEGELTPVECNGSRAWILTDDLDTLRSPPEARGVRLLPPSDPYTQLRDRDTIVDKKHHRDVWKTVGAPGTVLADGAIAGIWRPRKSGRKLTLSVETFRPLGAGLRKQLGAEAEHVAELRGASTVQVEFDNAAG is encoded by the coding sequence TTGCCGAACCATCGCTGCGGGAGGTGGATCCTGGCACCCCGTAAGAGCACCGATGGCCCCGCGGCCGCGGTACACACCAGCGACGTCATCGCGTTTCGACTGCACGCACACCATCTCGCGACGCGGCAACCGGCCGATGGCCTGCTCGCGGTGGCGGGGGCGTGCGGGATCCAGAACAGTCCACCGGGTTCGGCGCTGCTCGCCCTCCATGCCCGCGTCGAGGACGTGACGCAGGGCCGCGTGGACCACCTCGTCGGTGAAGAGAAGAGTCTGCTGCAGACCTGGTGCATGCGCGGGTCGCCGTACTTCTTCCCGACCGCGGACGCACCGGTTTTTACCACCGGCGTTCTGCCGACCACGGAGACGGCGCGACTCCATTTGATCAGCGGTGTCGAGGGGGCGCTGAGCACCCTCGGGATGGGCTTGGACGAGGCGGTCGACCTCACCATCGAGGAGATCGGGGCCGTGCACGCCGAGCGGCAACTGGCGATCAACGAACTCGGTCAGAAACTGGCCGACCGCATCGCGCCCAGGCTGTCTCCTGCCCAACGCACGGCCTGGCAGGCGGCGGGGCCATACGGGAGGAACGTCCCGCTCGGTGAGGCGGTGGTGCACTTCTGCGTCCGGATGCTGACGCTTCGCGGCATCGTCTGCTTCGCACCGCGCAGCGGCAACAAGGCACCGTTCGTCCTGCTGGAGGAATGGCTGGGCCGACCGCTGCCGCAGGTCGACCCCGACCGAGCACGTGCCACACTGCTCCGTCGCTACCTGCGGTGCTACGGCCCGTCCACCCGTAAGGATTTCGCCGCCTGGCTCGGTGTCCTCGTCGGCGACGTGGACCCGTGGTGGACCACGCTGGAGGGCGAACTCACCCCGGTCGAATGCAACGGCAGCCGGGCGTGGATCCTCACCGACGATCTGGACACTCTGCGCTCGCCACCGGAAGCGCGCGGAGTGCGGCTGCTGCCACCGAGCGATCCCTACACCCAACTACGGGACCGGGACACCATCGTCGACAAGAAACACCACCGGGACGTGTGGAAGACCGTCGGCGCGCCCGGCACGGTACTGGCCGATGGCGCAATCGCCGGAATCTGGCGGCCCCGTAAGAGCGGTCGCAAACTCACCCTCTCGGTAGAGACGTTTCGGCCACTCGGCGCCGGGCTCCGCAAACAACTGGGCGCCGAGGCCGAACACGTTGCCGAGCTGCGTGGCGCGTCGACGGTGCAGGTCGAGTTCGACAACGCGGCAGGCTGA
- a CDS encoding ester cyclase, with translation MSGNPAVLHVPTGMGGTGLEGVRSFYRTWFVGRNAADLNIESVSRTVGDVTVVDELLLSFTHDIEVPWILPGVAATGRKVDIPVIAVVGFEGTAVAYEHVYWDQAAVLAQVGLLDRATVARLPIVTAPRALLDGSHPLNQLAQAD, from the coding sequence ATGAGTGGCAACCCCGCCGTTCTGCATGTGCCCACGGGCATGGGCGGTACGGGCCTCGAGGGTGTCCGCTCCTTCTACCGGACGTGGTTCGTGGGACGCAACGCGGCCGACCTGAACATCGAGTCGGTCAGCCGGACGGTCGGCGACGTAACCGTCGTGGACGAGTTGCTGCTCTCGTTCACACATGACATCGAGGTCCCCTGGATCCTCCCCGGCGTGGCCGCGACGGGGAGGAAGGTCGACATTCCGGTGATCGCTGTCGTGGGATTCGAGGGCACCGCGGTCGCCTACGAGCACGTCTACTGGGATCAAGCCGCCGTGCTCGCCCAGGTCGGCCTACTGGACCGCGCCACCGTGGCGCGGCTGCCCATCGTCACGGCTCCGCGCGCTCTTCTGGACGGATCCCACCCCCTGAACCAACTCGCCCAGGCCGACTGA
- a CDS encoding AraC family transcriptional regulator, translating to MRNIRVAEVDDLDRAVLAIGTDYPQDHLLVWHEHRRAQVLYAATGVMRVETADGSWTIPTARAVLIPSMTGHQVTMTGVSTRSLYIEPAAVPWFPARCQAVDVSALLRALILEAVEMEPRYPEHSRDAAVAALILHELKNLTPLPLDVPLPSEPRLRGLCEAFLRKPDIHDPPARWCAALNISERTLARLFRRGTGLSFSRWRQRACVLHSLQHLTAGVPVTRIAAQLGYDNPAAYTAAFKKLLGQPPTAYRSPDATGIGDRG from the coding sequence ATGCGCAACATCCGGGTCGCGGAGGTGGACGACCTCGATCGTGCCGTGCTGGCCATCGGCACCGACTACCCCCAGGACCATCTGCTCGTCTGGCATGAGCACCGCCGCGCCCAGGTGCTGTACGCGGCCACCGGCGTGATGCGGGTCGAGACGGCGGACGGCAGCTGGACGATACCCACCGCCCGCGCGGTGCTGATTCCGTCCATGACCGGGCATCAGGTGACGATGACGGGCGTCAGCACCCGCAGCCTCTATATCGAGCCCGCCGCCGTGCCGTGGTTTCCCGCCCGGTGTCAGGCCGTCGATGTCTCCGCACTGCTGCGGGCGCTGATCCTGGAGGCCGTGGAGATGGAGCCGCGCTACCCCGAGCACAGCCGCGACGCGGCGGTGGCGGCCCTCATCCTCCACGAGCTCAAGAACCTCACGCCGCTGCCGCTCGATGTGCCGCTGCCCTCCGAGCCGCGGCTGCGCGGCCTGTGCGAGGCGTTCCTGCGGAAGCCGGACATCCATGACCCGCCCGCCCGGTGGTGCGCTGCCCTCAACATCAGCGAACGCACCCTCGCCCGGCTGTTCCGGCGCGGCACCGGTCTGAGCTTCTCGCGGTGGCGGCAACGCGCCTGCGTTCTGCACTCCCTTCAGCACCTCACCGCGGGCGTGCCCGTCACACGCATCGCGGCCCAGCTCGGCTACGACAACCCCGCCGCCTACACGGCCGCGTTCAAGAAGCTCCTCGGCCAACCGCCGACGGCGTACCGGAGCCCCGACGCCACGGGCATTGGCGACCGGGGCTGA
- a CDS encoding alpha/beta hydrolase — protein MGPYTADGRQVPAVLAAVMADDRGFVRAAKNIRVLHDAARGRTVEPTEELRSALGPPDDTSDIQNSLQLALLCGDRAAPRDLSWYRRNVERSRATMPLYGPLFNGVHPCALWPNTPLEPPVTGGNDAPGLIVQATGDPRTSYGNGQGLHRKMPNSRLITLRARVHGVYTVYPNRCVYHQVNDYLRTGELPARNTVCDKDPARQTRQTPMATITTSTIRSRTM, from the coding sequence GTGGGCCCGTACACCGCGGACGGCCGGCAGGTGCCGGCCGTATTGGCGGCTGTGATGGCCGACGACCGGGGGTTCGTCCGCGCGGCGAAGAACATCCGGGTGCTCCACGACGCGGCCCGGGGCCGCACCGTCGAGCCGACCGAGGAACTGCGCTCGGCTCTCGGCCCGCCGGACGACACCTCGGACATCCAGAACTCCCTCCAGCTTGCCCTGCTGTGCGGGGACCGCGCCGCGCCGCGGGACCTGTCCTGGTACCGGCGCAACGTCGAACGCAGCCGGGCGACGATGCCGCTGTACGGCCCGCTGTTCAACGGCGTGCACCCGTGTGCGCTCTGGCCCAACACACCGCTGGAACCGCCCGTGACCGGTGGCAACGACGCACCGGGCCTGATCGTCCAGGCCACCGGCGACCCGCGCACCAGTTATGGCAACGGGCAGGGGCTCCACCGCAAGATGCCGAACTCCCGGCTGATCACGCTGAGGGCACGGGTGCACGGCGTCTACACCGTCTACCCGAACCGATGCGTCTACCACCAGGTCAACGACTATCTGCGAACCGGCGAACTGCCCGCGCGGAACACGGTCTGTGACAAGGACCCGGCGCGTCAGACGCGTCAGACTCCCATGGCCACCATCACGACCAGCACGATCAGGAGCAGGACGATGTAG
- a CDS encoding exonuclease SbcCD subunit D C-terminal domain-containing protein — MATPIATALAVYEAGKKAYEAYQGIVAFVSLGSHTPTPEEEILARLEVLHQDFVALQGRFDEVLEAVKQAVRVEQQAYVLNLRRDLEGLRGRARTATDELSAWVADGRKDPLLRSNADDNSRLAANTLLEGDSYFYRPDPHAPESVFDHRLAYIAYVYVLTVRFGVIAGLNPLYREDRLAREELTRHAARLDWVFQHADQAIEPHIGGGPDDRGSYFLAHQCVDHITGYDTGHAEVGWRPGGQAEYDDARAYYADQLRADMRVRTGLAKLIGFHDTVAYWAKDPRTPAWSPWTPVEVPDGVVSPAAVSDRPGHTVLVWRDRDKAQLRTTSYDATAAAPAWKPSVAISAENTVREEPMPRAVSSGPGLITVVMRGKEGEVYATRTDPTRPTGWLDAPVEVSGGATDVSFAEVAAAPGSVVVMWQDNGTGTLMAAFQDAKGAWGPPRAATPAGAISLNSDLTVACPAPGVVLAVWTMNNRTLHSVTYDSHTPGPAWSTPAQIAEFPGNDFPSSIHAMGTGDGKADVVWQGTFGVMWNIHYDGGWSAPAEITPRHLTKWGYPYTIVPAVTGDRRLNWFWQGRDSRVQTIYRDPQQPQWSAPQWLGQPWWSYAELAAVPSTAGSVSLYRVDFGSEIGEVPRLQTCFYDTATPTATARIADARALVARAQTLWNLPGPAREEANARAADAIAVAREVVALDAGFRATLAQWLVFPAGTYLMASGHHDDAIGRMREALGLYDTLIGEQPGSDDLRYRKAWTLVNLAQALWGKPDHTQGAQRAVEATDLLRRLATENPGRFRGGLGDWLMYPTIPYLRQSGRGDQALARAREAVDIFTALNATDPAVYGPKLAAAKKLVADIQAEMPSSGVQPTDVQPTDVPSGDVRPG; from the coding sequence ATGGCCACGCCCATCGCCACCGCACTGGCGGTGTATGAAGCCGGCAAGAAGGCGTACGAGGCATACCAGGGCATCGTCGCCTTCGTCAGCCTCGGCAGTCACACTCCCACTCCCGAAGAGGAGATCCTGGCCCGGCTGGAGGTGCTGCACCAGGATTTCGTCGCCCTCCAGGGGCGGTTCGACGAGGTGCTCGAGGCCGTGAAACAGGCGGTCAGGGTCGAGCAGCAGGCGTATGTCCTCAACCTGCGGCGCGATCTGGAGGGGCTGCGCGGGCGCGCCCGCACGGCCACGGACGAGCTGAGCGCCTGGGTCGCCGACGGGCGCAAGGACCCCCTGCTGCGGTCCAACGCGGACGACAACTCACGGCTGGCGGCGAATACGCTGCTGGAGGGCGACTCGTACTTCTACCGCCCGGATCCCCATGCACCGGAAAGCGTCTTCGACCATCGACTGGCGTATATCGCCTACGTCTATGTGCTGACCGTCCGGTTCGGTGTGATCGCCGGGCTCAATCCGCTGTACCGCGAGGACCGGCTGGCCCGCGAGGAGCTGACCCGCCACGCGGCGCGGCTGGACTGGGTGTTCCAACACGCCGACCAGGCCATCGAGCCCCATATCGGCGGCGGTCCCGACGACCGCGGCAGCTACTTCCTGGCCCACCAGTGCGTGGACCACATCACCGGCTACGACACGGGCCACGCCGAAGTCGGGTGGCGCCCGGGCGGGCAGGCCGAGTACGACGACGCCCGCGCCTACTACGCCGACCAGCTCCGCGCCGATATGCGGGTCAGGACGGGGCTGGCCAAACTCATCGGCTTCCACGACACCGTGGCCTACTGGGCCAAGGACCCGCGCACCCCCGCATGGTCCCCCTGGACCCCGGTGGAGGTGCCGGACGGCGTGGTGTCCCCGGCCGCGGTGTCGGACCGGCCGGGGCACACCGTGCTGGTGTGGCGGGACCGGGACAAGGCACAGCTGCGCACCACGTCCTACGACGCCACCGCGGCCGCACCGGCCTGGAAACCGTCGGTGGCCATCAGCGCGGAGAACACGGTGCGGGAGGAACCCATGCCGCGCGCCGTGTCATCGGGACCAGGCCTGATCACCGTGGTGATGCGGGGCAAGGAGGGCGAGGTCTACGCCACGCGCACCGACCCCACCCGGCCCACCGGATGGCTGGACGCCCCGGTCGAGGTGAGCGGCGGCGCCACCGATGTCTCGTTCGCCGAGGTCGCCGCCGCACCGGGCTCGGTCGTCGTGATGTGGCAGGACAACGGCACCGGCACGCTGATGGCCGCGTTCCAGGACGCCAAGGGGGCCTGGGGGCCACCGCGGGCGGCGACCCCGGCCGGCGCCATCTCGCTGAACTCGGACCTCACGGTGGCCTGTCCGGCGCCCGGGGTGGTGCTGGCGGTGTGGACCATGAACAACCGCACACTGCACAGCGTCACCTACGATTCCCACACGCCCGGCCCCGCGTGGAGCACACCCGCCCAGATCGCCGAATTCCCCGGGAACGACTTCCCGTCGTCCATCCACGCCATGGGCACCGGCGACGGAAAGGCCGATGTGGTCTGGCAGGGCACGTTCGGGGTCATGTGGAACATCCACTACGACGGCGGCTGGAGCGCCCCGGCCGAGATCACCCCGCGCCATCTCACCAAATGGGGGTATCCCTACACGATCGTCCCCGCGGTGACCGGGGACCGGCGGCTCAACTGGTTCTGGCAGGGCCGGGACAGCCGCGTGCAGACCATCTACCGGGATCCCCAGCAGCCCCAGTGGTCGGCGCCGCAGTGGCTCGGCCAGCCCTGGTGGTCGTACGCCGAACTGGCCGCGGTGCCCTCGACGGCTGGGAGCGTATCGCTCTACCGGGTCGACTTCGGCAGCGAGATCGGCGAGGTGCCGAGGCTCCAGACGTGTTTCTACGACACGGCCACGCCGACGGCGACGGCCCGGATCGCGGACGCCCGAGCGCTGGTGGCGCGGGCCCAGACCCTCTGGAACCTGCCGGGCCCGGCGCGCGAGGAGGCCAACGCCCGGGCGGCCGACGCGATCGCGGTGGCCCGCGAGGTCGTGGCCCTGGACGCCGGCTTCCGTGCGACGCTCGCGCAGTGGCTGGTGTTTCCGGCGGGCACGTATCTGATGGCCAGTGGCCACCACGATGACGCGATCGGGCGCATGCGGGAGGCGCTCGGCCTCTACGACACGCTGATCGGTGAGCAGCCCGGATCTGACGACCTCCGCTACCGAAAGGCGTGGACGCTGGTCAATCTGGCCCAGGCCCTGTGGGGCAAGCCCGACCACACCCAAGGCGCACAGCGTGCCGTCGAGGCCACCGACCTGCTCCGCCGACTCGCCACCGAGAACCCGGGGAGGTTTCGCGGAGGGCTGGGCGACTGGCTGATGTATCCGACGATCCCCTATCTGCGGCAGTCCGGCCGCGGGGACCAGGCGCTCGCGCGGGCGCGGGAAGCCGTGGACATCTTCACCGCGCTCAACGCCACGGATCCCGCGGTCTATGGGCCGAAGCTGGCGGCGGCGAAGAAGCTCGTCGCCGACATCCAGGCCGAAATGCCATCCAGCGGTGTCCAGCCCACCGATGTCCAGCCCACCGATGTCCCGTCCGGCGATGTCCGGCCCGGCTGA
- a CDS encoding sulfite exporter TauE/SafE family protein codes for MLTSFSTLLFLGCLTGITTVLFGFGGGFITVPVVYGVLTVTAAPGKDTDAMHIAVATSAAVMVVNAAAAALAQWRQGRLRRAYVWPLAAFIAVGAVAGSFAATLIGGTALRLLFAAYLLVTIADSLLRKGFLSVAHRTRPEPLGRRTTTLGGVGIGLVAAGLGVGGSVMTVPLLRRRGLPMAEATAMANPLSVPVALAGTLVYALAPATSAGPGRLGYVDLTAGAALLIGSLPTIAVARRVTGRVPDRVHSVAYIVLLLIVLVVMVAMGV; via the coding sequence GTGCTGACCTCGTTCTCCACCCTTCTGTTCCTCGGCTGCCTGACCGGCATCACGACGGTGCTCTTCGGCTTCGGCGGCGGTTTCATCACGGTCCCCGTCGTCTACGGCGTCCTGACCGTGACGGCGGCTCCGGGAAAGGACACGGACGCCATGCACATCGCCGTGGCCACCTCGGCGGCGGTCATGGTCGTCAATGCCGCCGCCGCGGCGCTGGCCCAGTGGCGGCAGGGCCGACTGCGCCGCGCCTACGTCTGGCCGCTGGCGGCGTTCATCGCGGTCGGCGCCGTCGCCGGATCCTTCGCGGCCACCTTGATCGGCGGCACGGCGCTGCGCCTGCTGTTCGCCGCCTATCTGCTGGTGACGATCGCCGACAGTCTGCTGAGGAAGGGCTTCCTCTCCGTGGCGCACCGGACCCGTCCGGAGCCCCTGGGGCGGCGCACCACCACCCTCGGCGGCGTGGGCATCGGCCTGGTGGCCGCGGGCCTGGGGGTCGGCGGCAGCGTGATGACGGTTCCGCTGCTGCGCCGCCGGGGCCTCCCCATGGCCGAGGCGACCGCCATGGCCAACCCCCTCAGCGTCCCCGTCGCCTTGGCCGGAACGCTCGTCTACGCCCTCGCCCCCGCCACATCCGCCGGCCCGGGCCGGCTCGGCTACGTCGACCTCACCGCGGGCGCCGCCCTGCTGATCGGATCACTGCCCACCATCGCCGTGGCGAGGCGCGTCACCGGCCGGGTCCCGGACCGGGTCCACTCCGTCGCCTACATCGTCCTGCTCCTGATCGTGCTGGTCGTGATGGTGGCCATGGGAGTCTGA